The following coding sequences lie in one Myxococcus xanthus genomic window:
- a CDS encoding EH signature domain-containing protein: MGLDAWLTGVQERQRTALAGLGTFQQQVESGLRQLRVSLDEAQRRTDEREPGRALRVLESLDVEGVLGKVRVGDFSELSRRERRAVPWLWRRVEPASMEGFLSHFPESWPRLVRQRLRDWCLADGDSKRMREWSQLTSRYSTDSRLLRWNLPVSIEMALSPEGPKGVAARWGDRPLREVVDLMGHAGLRPAVGYSGHVVAEYLLQRCAARQDASESLLYLLEAEAGRAWLPSASADRSVIGAPLEARVAVIAAILECRAHGRVHKDAQSRVEERLIAKDSVFGDPRISILTEAWSAVRGRSKQAFEAFLSALIQQDLEFFFEKAMHERDRHVFWLRYLGSIRSTTCWLAPDAYDALLREVRTLPSEQQAAFRRAKRFSRYDVSAFCLRFDEYSVVEFSKTGNATYVYRNRDIDKVLRQENVECADDLKVRSLAEARLYHQPGWEPRFEQELLARGIEKAPAAKKRPF; this comes from the coding sequence ATGGGACTGGATGCATGGCTTACAGGCGTGCAGGAGAGGCAGCGGACCGCGCTCGCGGGTCTCGGCACGTTTCAACAGCAGGTGGAGAGCGGGCTCCGGCAGCTTCGCGTCAGCTTGGATGAGGCACAGCGGCGCACGGATGAACGGGAGCCTGGACGCGCGCTTCGAGTCCTCGAATCGCTCGACGTCGAAGGCGTGCTCGGGAAGGTGCGGGTCGGGGACTTTTCCGAGTTGTCCCGTCGTGAGCGACGAGCCGTTCCCTGGCTGTGGCGCCGGGTCGAGCCAGCGTCCATGGAAGGGTTCCTGAGTCACTTCCCGGAAAGTTGGCCCCGGCTCGTGAGGCAACGGCTCCGGGACTGGTGCCTGGCGGACGGGGATTCGAAGCGCATGCGTGAATGGTCACAACTGACCAGTCGCTATTCCACGGACTCCCGCCTGCTTCGGTGGAACTTGCCTGTGTCCATCGAAATGGCGCTCAGTCCGGAGGGACCGAAGGGGGTCGCGGCCAGGTGGGGGGACCGCCCGCTGCGAGAGGTCGTCGACTTGATGGGGCACGCAGGCCTACGGCCCGCGGTCGGCTATTCAGGGCATGTCGTTGCGGAGTATTTGCTGCAACGGTGTGCGGCACGGCAGGATGCGTCCGAATCCCTGCTGTACCTGCTGGAAGCCGAGGCAGGACGGGCGTGGCTTCCGAGCGCGAGCGCTGACCGGAGCGTCATCGGTGCTCCGCTGGAGGCGCGTGTCGCCGTCATCGCGGCGATACTGGAGTGTCGCGCGCACGGGCGGGTCCACAAGGATGCGCAGTCCCGCGTCGAGGAGCGCCTCATCGCGAAGGACAGCGTCTTCGGGGACCCTCGGATCTCCATCTTGACTGAGGCGTGGAGCGCGGTTCGCGGTCGCTCAAAACAGGCTTTCGAGGCGTTCCTGTCGGCGCTCATCCAGCAGGACCTTGAGTTCTTCTTTGAGAAGGCCATGCACGAGCGGGACCGCCATGTCTTCTGGCTGCGCTACCTGGGCTCCATTAGGTCGACGACCTGTTGGCTGGCTCCGGATGCCTACGATGCTTTGCTCCGGGAGGTGCGAACGCTTCCCTCTGAGCAGCAGGCTGCTTTCAGGAGAGCGAAGCGCTTTTCCAGGTACGATGTGAGCGCATTTTGTCTGCGCTTCGATGAGTACTCGGTGGTTGAGTTCTCCAAGACGGGGAACGCGACCTATGTCTACCGCAACCGCGATATCGACAAAGTACTGAGGCAAGAGAACGTCGAGTGCGCTGACGACCTCAAGGTTCGCTCGCTCGCGGAGGCGCGGCTTTACCACCAACCCGGATGGGAGCCACGATTCGAGCAGGAGCTACTGGCACGCGGAATCGAGAAAGCCCCCGCTGCGAAGAAACGCCCGTTCTGA